CGTTTAGGTTACTTTCTCTGTGTGAAACCTACAGTATGAATGAATTGTCGGTGCTCCTTGTAACTGACCTGTCATCTGTTCACAGAAAACATGGCGAACATCATCTTTGCAGACAGGGAAAACCTCAGTCTCCCTGGACCCACCCTGAAGGCACGGCAGCGGCTCCTGTCTGCACCTGGTACGTTTTATGTAGTACTACTTGTTGATTAAATAAACTTTGAACCGTACAAATACGGTTCTATTCTAACATTTTGTTCTACCACTTTCCTCCAGAGAATTTGCTGAAGACGCCCAAACATGCCAAGAAGCTCCTCACCCCAGTGCAGTCTGCTCGTAAGGCTCTGGGTGCAGTGAACAAGATCAGTGGTACCCCTGCAGTTAGCAGGCACGAGATGAAACCTCAGAAGACCCAGGTTAGAAGAACCATCACAAGAAACGTTGTCAATCAATGAATATGTAGTGTTTAGGAACACAGCTTAAGGATGCTTACAGGCTGGCTTTGGACACGGTTGGCCACTCTTTGATTAGGGAGTTAAACACCCTAACAACTGCACTTTACTGATGACtactttatccaaagtgactggcAAGTGAGGCTATAGCGTGGCTTCCATTGCTTGTTCATATCTGTGTAGTAGTAGGTTGACTTAAATAGGGACTTTTTAAAAACCTCCCTTGATTTAAAAATAACGGGATGTATCAGATGTGTGTGAGTAGTACTAAAGCCAATGTTTAATGAAATGACGAgaatgtgtttgttggtgttccCCACACAGGAAACTAAAGTCAAATGCATTCCTCAGAGCAAAGTGGAGGAGTACCCCGACATTGAGGGATTTGTACCCTACGACCCACTAGGTAAAGCTCTCTTCCCCAAGTTCTGCTGCTATACATCCCCTCTGTCAGTTATGTCGGTACAATGAGTATACCTGCCAGGTGGACTGGCTTGGGGCCTGGGGATGCTTTATTCACCTCTTTATCTATGTTTTACCGTGGCGTATTATCACTTTACCACTCGCCTCAAATCTTGggtttacaaaataaaatgccTGATTACTTGGTACCTGTGCAATGGAAGACGAATGTATCTGTTTTACCTCTATTAATTAGTACAACGGACACATTTTACTACTAGTAACCATTTAAAGTGGGCTGTAACTATGTTAGCTTTAGGTAAAGTTGTCAACCCTAAACACCAGCCAGCCTTAGATTTTGTTTCCCTGCTGTGCAGGTTATTTGATGCCACTAGTATggtagtttttattttattttatgtacagcaatatttttgttttagCCGTGCATTGCATTAAGGCTCTAAAAGTTGTTCTTTTGTATTTGTAGAGTTTGAAAAGCACTATGTACCAGAGGACATGGTTCGTTTCGGCTACCTAGCGCTGCCCGGACTGGCGTCCATTCCTCAAAGCTACTGTATCCCAGAAGAGGACTTTGAACTGATTGAACCGTGCACCACTACGCCGTCGTCATCCAAGGTTCAACACGGCTCAGGTGTGACCACAGCGCAGTGGAATGCTGCCGACAGTTTGTCCAATGGGCGTCCCTCACACAGGCTGACTTTGCCCTGTTCTTCCCTACAGGTGACTGTTCGGCAGAGCTGAACGCCTTCCTCCAGACCATCAGCGAGTTGACTATCGATCTACCTTCTGAATCTGACTGAactgcttttttatttttttacacatttgactGTTTATTAAATGTTTATTCTTCTTGACAACTGTTCGTGGTCTCCTGAACCACCCTTATCGTTTTCATAGGTCATTTATTAATGTTGCCAATCCGGTTGGCTGTTGGATGATTGCAATAAAGTACTTCCTCTAAGTCCGTCAGACGTTTCTGTGCCAGATTTGCTAAATGCACTTCGTTTTCAGTTCCTTGCGCAAGGACGCGGACATGGTTTAAGCTTGAGTTTTTCCATTAAAGGATCAACTCGGATGGATGAAATAAGGAA
The DNA window shown above is from Gadus chalcogrammus isolate NIFS_2021 chromosome 10, NIFS_Gcha_1.0, whole genome shotgun sequence and carries:
- the pttg1 gene encoding securin, with protein sequence MANIIFADRENLSLPGPTLKARQRLLSAPENLLKTPKHAKKLLTPVQSARKALGAVNKISGTPAVSRHEMKPQKTQETKVKCIPQSKVEEYPDIEGFVPYDPLEFEKHYVPEDMVRFGYLALPGLASIPQSYCIPEEDFELIEPCTTTPSSSKVQHGSGDCSAELNAFLQTISELTIDLPSESD